A window from Bacteroidota bacterium encodes these proteins:
- a CDS encoding DinB family protein, with amino-acid sequence MNKEVLSIIKNFETTLSGQPWFGRAVYELMDEVDGSKASVKPNNTEHSLIELIWHMNTWAEFALANLENRNQNELKEIEANDWRELIKQKHTWKKGLAQFRSIHKKIIANLNKRDDDFLSDIVPNRRYNFRFMLNGLIQHNIYHAGQVAYLKKILS; translated from the coding sequence ATGAACAAAGAAGTCTTATCCATCATTAAAAATTTTGAAACAACACTAAGTGGTCAACCCTGGTTTGGACGTGCCGTGTATGAGTTGATGGATGAAGTTGATGGATCAAAAGCATCTGTCAAACCTAACAACACTGAACATTCTTTGATCGAACTGATCTGGCATATGAATACATGGGCTGAATTTGCTTTAGCCAATCTTGAAAACAGAAATCAAAATGAATTAAAAGAAATAGAAGCCAATGATTGGCGGGAGCTTATTAAACAAAAACATACCTGGAAAAAAGGGTTGGCACAATTCAGATCCATTCATAAAAAAATCATAGCCAATCTCAATAAAAGAGATGATGACTTTTTAAGTGATATAGTTCCTAACCGTCGGTACAATTTCCGTTTTATGCTTAACGGATTAATACAGCATAATATTTATCATGCAGGGCAAGTGGCGTACCTGAAGAAGATATTGAGCTAA
- a CDS encoding secretion protein — MIKFFKAALLLCVVSCISFEAAAQQSYWSQYNDATTLVPDKAVKRKSFPGTYKLFGLNIIAFRQQLFSIVGDQAQHSTIITIPNVQGEMEQFEVYEASNFEQELQTRFPDIRAFSGKGITDKQATLKLSISPQGVQSMIFRTGTENEFVEPYSQDHSFYAVFNSVRKKGELPWTCSTQDQRLLSGISTSIQSSNIILSSAGELKTMRLAQSVTAEYSNYFGATSAAQVALVLAAVNATLTRSNGVYEKDLALHLNLIANTTNVFYYNPATDPYSDPATGSGGAWNGEVQNTLTSVIGEANYDIGHLFGDSGGGGNAGCIGCVCVNGQKGSGFTSPSDGIPQGDNFDIDYVVHEIGHQLGANHTFSYAIEGTGVNKEVGSGITIMGYAGITDQDVAPHSIAYYHQASIAQIQANLATKTCPVTVNISATNATPVVNAGSDYTIPISTPFALTGSATDANPSDVLTYSWEQNDNANGTQTGNASVASATKATGPNWISFSPTTSPTRLFPKLSTILAGQLISGPLPGGDAIANTEALSSVSRTLNFRLTARDNAPFNSTVPQSVGQSQFDDIVVTVTNTSGPFQITSPNTSVIWTGGSAQTITWDVANTTAAPVSCANVKISLSTDGGNTFTTLLASTPNDGTQSVTLPALPTTFSTCRIKVESVGNIFFDINNTNFTITAPDIQFEFSGDTQKEITNTTAGCRNYKDYIVNMKTNQPLAGSGTAVITINPSVSSTAILGTDYDFTTNGNFATPGNTLSFTVGGSTILPLTLRIYDDASVETTEFLTLTYSLAAGSTNAVTGTENQTYTFTITDNDIAPHVAVTPLATIGSGNTTFMHPFRGEFNDARTQILLTSSELMAAGFYDGTISNFTEMALNVVSKNSTIPYNGLTIKMKNTTTTSLDGGAFETGTTTVFGPVSYSTIAGINNFVLTTPFAWDSTKNLLIEICYNNGNGGGGNSEADSVATTITSVLNMHYDRTATSSAAGCTLPTANFISSFRPNVRLKQQPVAETPVETVLNSTKTIYLGPFADVYFYSSADNELMTRIQNLTSFDYGCTQVTVDRAGNTSAQFWNNDASNYLLSKSIKVVPTNNTTAGNYQITLYYTGAEVSGWQVPTGRLFANNQIIKVSNGFNIPDVTPSNVHLDDVTIAGATAGTTGTTRSIKSEFKNTGFSGFGAGYPCSPLSGEVFWTGAVNTDWFNTGNWACGVLPGPTTDVRISNGLVNYPVITGNPTIKSLTLNTGASCIVNPGFTLTLTGL; from the coding sequence ATGATAAAATTTTTTAAAGCAGCTCTATTATTATGTGTAGTGAGTTGTATTTCTTTTGAGGCTGCTGCGCAGCAAAGCTATTGGTCGCAATATAATGATGCCACTACATTAGTTCCTGACAAAGCGGTAAAAAGAAAATCTTTTCCCGGCACCTATAAATTATTTGGCTTAAACATAATTGCATTCCGTCAACAGTTGTTTTCCATTGTTGGTGATCAGGCACAGCATTCCACCATCATTACTATACCAAATGTACAAGGAGAGATGGAACAGTTTGAAGTGTATGAAGCATCCAACTTTGAACAGGAACTGCAAACAAGGTTTCCTGATATAAGAGCCTTCTCCGGTAAAGGAATTACAGACAAACAAGCAACGCTTAAGTTAAGTATTTCACCTCAGGGTGTACAGTCCATGATTTTCAGAACAGGAACAGAAAATGAATTTGTCGAACCTTATTCCCAAGATCATTCGTTTTATGCTGTGTTTAACTCAGTAAGAAAAAAAGGTGAATTACCATGGACATGCAGCACACAAGATCAGCGACTATTATCTGGTATTAGTACATCCATTCAATCTTCTAATATCATTTTAAGTTCGGCAGGCGAGTTAAAAACAATGCGGCTTGCACAATCTGTTACGGCCGAATACTCTAACTATTTTGGCGCTACCAGCGCTGCACAGGTTGCATTGGTATTGGCCGCTGTAAACGCCACCCTAACAAGAAGTAATGGTGTATATGAAAAAGATCTGGCTCTTCACCTGAACTTAATCGCAAACACAACAAATGTTTTTTATTATAACCCAGCCACTGACCCCTATTCTGACCCTGCTACAGGTTCAGGTGGTGCATGGAACGGAGAAGTTCAAAACACATTGACATCAGTTATTGGTGAAGCGAATTATGACATCGGGCATTTGTTTGGCGACTCCGGTGGTGGTGGTAATGCAGGTTGTATTGGCTGTGTTTGTGTGAATGGCCAAAAAGGAAGTGGCTTTACTTCTCCTTCAGATGGCATTCCGCAAGGAGATAATTTTGATATAGATTATGTCGTGCATGAAATAGGCCACCAGTTAGGGGCCAATCATACTTTTTCATATGCAATCGAAGGCACCGGTGTAAATAAAGAAGTTGGTTCCGGCATTACCATTATGGGCTATGCCGGTATTACCGATCAGGATGTAGCGCCGCATTCTATTGCTTATTATCACCAGGCCTCTATTGCACAAATACAAGCCAATCTTGCAACCAAGACCTGCCCTGTTACAGTAAACATTTCTGCCACCAATGCAACACCTGTTGTAAATGCAGGAAGCGATTATACCATTCCCATCAGCACACCATTTGCATTAACGGGTTCTGCAACAGATGCCAATCCAAGTGATGTGCTTACCTATAGTTGGGAACAAAACGACAATGCCAACGGCACACAAACAGGCAATGCCAGTGTGGCAAGCGCCACAAAAGCCACAGGCCCAAACTGGATTTCTTTTTCACCTACCACCTCACCGACCAGATTGTTTCCTAAACTTTCTACCATACTTGCCGGGCAGTTAATATCAGGCCCATTACCTGGTGGCGATGCAATTGCAAACACAGAAGCATTAAGTTCTGTTTCAAGAACGTTGAATTTTAGACTAACCGCAAGAGATAATGCTCCTTTTAATTCCACTGTTCCGCAATCAGTAGGTCAATCACAATTTGATGATATCGTAGTAACCGTTACCAATACCTCGGGGCCTTTTCAAATTACATCACCTAATACAAGTGTAATATGGACCGGCGGTTCAGCACAAACCATTACCTGGGATGTGGCCAATACAACAGCCGCACCCGTGAGTTGTGCGAATGTAAAAATTTCTCTTTCTACAGATGGCGGAAATACTTTCACAACACTACTTGCCAGCACACCTAATGATGGAACACAATCTGTAACCTTGCCCGCATTGCCAACCACCTTCAGCACTTGCCGAATTAAAGTTGAATCGGTTGGCAATATCTTTTTTGATATTAATAATACCAACTTTACTATAACGGCACCGGATATTCAGTTTGAATTTTCTGGCGACACACAAAAAGAAATTACAAATACAACTGCAGGATGCAGAAACTATAAAGATTACATCGTAAATATGAAAACAAACCAGCCCCTGGCTGGTAGTGGCACCGCGGTTATTACTATCAATCCATCTGTTTCTTCTACTGCAATTCTCGGCACAGACTATGATTTTACTACCAATGGAAACTTTGCAACACCAGGCAATACATTATCCTTTACTGTTGGCGGCTCAACTATATTACCCCTTACACTTCGCATATATGATGATGCATCGGTAGAAACAACTGAATTTTTGACTCTGACTTATTCATTAGCAGCAGGTAGCACCAATGCAGTTACTGGTACCGAAAATCAAACCTATACATTTACAATAACCGATAATGACATTGCGCCACACGTCGCTGTAACACCATTGGCAACAATTGGCTCGGGCAATACAACTTTCATGCATCCTTTCAGAGGAGAGTTCAACGATGCCAGAACTCAAATACTGCTTACCTCTTCTGAACTGATGGCAGCCGGTTTTTATGACGGTACTATTTCCAACTTTACTGAAATGGCATTGAATGTTGTTTCTAAAAACAGTACGATCCCATACAATGGGCTTACTATAAAGATGAAAAACACTACTACCACTTCATTAGATGGTGGTGCATTTGAAACGGGTACCACCACGGTGTTTGGCCCGGTAAGCTATTCCACCATTGCTGGTATAAATAATTTTGTGCTTACCACACCCTTTGCATGGGATAGCACAAAGAACTTATTAATTGAAATATGTTATAACAATGGAAACGGCGGTGGTGGCAATTCGGAAGCCGACTCAGTGGCAACTACAATTACAAGTGTTCTAAACATGCACTACGACAGAACAGCAACATCTAGTGCTGCAGGATGTACATTACCAACAGCAAACTTTATTTCTTCTTTCAGGCCAAATGTTAGATTGAAACAACAACCCGTTGCTGAAACACCTGTGGAAACAGTGCTTAACTCTACAAAAACTATATACCTCGGCCCTTTTGCCGATGTATACTTTTATTCATCAGCTGATAATGAATTAATGACCCGTATACAAAACCTTACTTCGTTTGATTATGGCTGTACGCAAGTAACTGTTGACCGGGCGGGTAATACATCTGCACAGTTTTGGAACAATGATGCATCAAATTATCTTCTTTCAAAATCAATTAAAGTAGTACCAACCAATAATACCACTGCTGGTAATTATCAGATCACTCTTTATTATACTGGTGCCGAAGTGAGCGGATGGCAGGTTCCAACAGGGCGACTATTTGCAAACAACCAAATCATAAAAGTTTCAAACGGATTTAATATTCCCGATGTAACACCTTCCAATGTGCATCTTGATGATGTAACAATTGCCGGAGCCACTGCCGGTACGACTGGCACAACCCGTTCTATAAAAAGTGAATTTAAGAATACAGGCTTTTCTGGTTTCGGAGCAGGTTATCCCTGTAGCCCATTATCAGGTGAAGTATTTTGGACAGGTGCAGTAAATACCGATTGGTTCAATACCGGCAACTGGGCTTGTGGAGTGCTTCCCGGACCGACAACTGATGTACGTATCAGTAACGGGCTGGTAAATTATCCAGTGATAACCGGTAACCCAACAATCAAAAGCCTTACTTTAAATACAGGTGCATCCTGTATTGTAAACCCCGGTTTTACATTAACACTAACCGGGCTATAA
- a CDS encoding metallophosphoesterase, producing MKYLLTPILLFLFTSLNAQQTDFLVKPYLQIGKKPSPQSMQLLWHSTVSNDVWIAEYKNSTSNDWIKSENPTTSKIAVAGIDPFLIYSTSFTSLNPGGTFQYRVSKNGKIVFTAEAKALKTPEQSYRVAILGDMATGTKQSGRIANGIYNSNPDLVAVAGDIVYNRGMISEYKTKYWPVYNADQIDSFNVPLLRSIPFVAAPGNHDLLSRDLDQYPASLAYYHFWEQPLNGPDGKEGGALVPTLKASDANRKAFLDGAGEKYPRMSNFSFDYGNAHWTVLDSNPYVEWNDSLLKDWVIKDLAVAQNATWRFVLLHHPGFNSSRAHYEQQQMRLLAPIFEKGNVDIVFAGHVHNYQRSYPMTFKPDNMGSQLVAGASNTKTGRIVNGQWTLDKDFNGKGKTKPKGVIYIVTGAGGQSLYNPEQSTDKDSWQKFTVKFESRVHTFTIVDVSGKTLTLRQVDINGKEVDKIKITK from the coding sequence ATGAAATATTTATTGACCCCGATCTTATTATTTTTGTTTACAAGCCTGAATGCACAACAAACAGACTTCCTGGTAAAGCCCTATTTACAAATCGGCAAAAAGCCATCACCACAATCAATGCAACTGCTATGGCATTCAACGGTATCAAACGATGTATGGATTGCAGAATATAAAAATAGTACCAGCAACGACTGGATAAAATCAGAAAACCCAACTACATCAAAAATTGCTGTGGCAGGTATTGACCCTTTTTTGATTTACAGCACATCATTTACATCGCTGAACCCGGGTGGTACATTTCAATATCGTGTTTCAAAAAATGGTAAGATCGTTTTCACCGCAGAAGCAAAAGCTTTGAAAACGCCGGAGCAATCTTACCGGGTTGCTATTTTGGGTGATATGGCTACAGGTACTAAGCAATCCGGCCGAATTGCAAATGGGATCTATAATTCAAATCCTGATCTCGTAGCTGTTGCCGGTGATATTGTGTATAACCGTGGAATGATCTCAGAATATAAAACAAAATACTGGCCGGTATATAATGCTGATCAAATAGATTCATTCAACGTGCCATTATTACGTTCAATACCTTTTGTTGCTGCACCAGGAAATCATGATCTATTGTCAAGGGATCTGGATCAGTATCCTGCGTCATTGGCCTATTATCATTTCTGGGAACAGCCCTTGAACGGTCCCGATGGAAAAGAAGGCGGTGCTTTGGTACCAACATTAAAAGCATCGGATGCAAATCGCAAAGCATTTCTCGATGGGGCGGGTGAAAAATATCCGCGAATGTCTAATTTTTCTTTTGACTATGGCAATGCACACTGGACGGTACTTGATTCAAATCCTTATGTTGAATGGAATGATTCGTTGCTGAAAGACTGGGTGATCAAAGATCTGGCAGTTGCCCAAAATGCTACATGGCGTTTTGTATTGCTGCATCATCCGGGTTTTAATTCTTCCCGTGCACATTATGAGCAGCAGCAAATGCGTTTGCTGGCGCCCATTTTTGAAAAAGGTAATGTTGATATCGTATTTGCAGGGCATGTACATAATTACCAACGCAGTTACCCAATGACATTTAAACCGGATAATATGGGTAGCCAGCTTGTAGCTGGCGCCAGCAATACTAAAACAGGGAGAATAGTAAATGGTCAATGGACATTAGATAAAGATTTTAACGGCAAAGGAAAAACAAAACCCAAAGGTGTTATTTATATAGTTACGGGGGCCGGTGGCCAGAGCTTATACAATCCTGAACAATCAACAGATAAAGATAGCTGGCAGAAATTCACAGTGAAGTTTGAATCAAGGGTTCACACATTTACTATTGTGGATGTATCGGGGAAAACATTAACACTGCGGCAGGTTGATATAAATGGTAAAGAAGTAGACAAAATAAAAATTACAAAGTGA
- a CDS encoding ATP-grasp domain-containing protein — MNQTLKHNESIPSNKKKIIVLGSGPNRIGQGIEFDYCCVHGLLAIKECGYEAIMINCNPETVSTDFDMADKLYFEPVYWEHLWEIIELEQPYGVIVQLGGQTALKLAERLHKKGIKIIGTSYDSLDIAEDRGRFSDMLKELDIPYPDYGTAETVDEAVAVANKVGYPVLVRPSYVLGGQRMRIVINDDEVEKAVVSLLKHLPGNKILVDHFLDRCQEAEIDGIFDGTDFHVMGVMEHIEPAGIHSGDSNAVLPAFNLTPLIVHTMEEYAEKIARELKIQGLINIQFAIKNDKVFVIEANPRASRTTPFIAKAYQIPYLNVATKIMIGTHKLKDFKFEKKLKGFAIKEPVFSFNKFPGVNKELGPEMKSTGEAIRFIKDLRDPYFRQLYKDRSMYLSK; from the coding sequence ATGAATCAGACTTTGAAGCACAACGAATCGATCCCCTCCAATAAAAAGAAAATAATAGTTTTAGGAAGCGGCCCTAACCGGATCGGCCAGGGCATTGAGTTCGACTACTGCTGCGTACACGGTTTATTAGCAATTAAAGAATGTGGTTATGAAGCCATCATGATCAATTGCAACCCGGAAACAGTGAGTACCGATTTTGATATGGCTGATAAACTCTATTTCGAACCGGTTTACTGGGAACACCTCTGGGAAATAATTGAACTCGAACAACCTTATGGTGTCATTGTTCAGCTGGGCGGTCAAACGGCTTTGAAACTCGCCGAACGTTTACATAAAAAAGGAATCAAAATAATCGGTACATCTTACGATAGCCTAGACATTGCAGAAGACCGTGGCCGTTTCAGTGATATGCTGAAAGAACTTGACATCCCTTATCCTGATTACGGAACAGCTGAAACAGTTGATGAAGCAGTAGCTGTTGCAAATAAAGTTGGTTATCCTGTTCTGGTTCGTCCTTCCTATGTTTTGGGTGGGCAAAGAATGCGGATCGTAATCAATGATGATGAAGTGGAAAAAGCTGTAGTGAGTTTATTAAAACATTTACCCGGCAACAAGATCCTGGTTGATCACTTTCTTGATCGTTGCCAGGAAGCAGAAATAGATGGCATTTTTGACGGCACTGATTTTCATGTGATGGGTGTGATGGAACATATCGAACCGGCCGGTATTCATAGTGGTGATAGCAACGCTGTACTGCCAGCTTTTAATCTTACGCCATTGATCGTTCACACCATGGAAGAATATGCAGAAAAAATTGCAAGGGAATTAAAGATCCAGGGTTTGATCAATATCCAGTTTGCTATTAAAAATGATAAAGTGTTTGTGATAGAAGCCAACCCTAGGGCCAGCCGTACAACACCGTTTATTGCAAAAGCATACCAAATACCTTACCTGAATGTAGCCACCAAAATAATGATCGGCACACACAAACTGAAAGATTTTAAGTTTGAGAAAAAATTAAAAGGATTCGCAATCAAAGAACCTGTTTTCTCCTTCAATAAATTTCCCGGAGTAAATAAAGAACTAGGACCAGAAATGAAATCAACAGGTGAAGCAATACGTTTTATAAAAGACCTGCGAGATCCTTACTTCAGACAGTTGTATAAGGATAGGAGTATGTATTTGAGTAAGTAG
- the carB gene encoding carbamoyl-phosphate synthase large subunit, with product MPKDNSIKSVLIIGSGPIIIGQACEFDYSGTQAARSLREEGIKVILINSNPATIMTDPMMADRVYLLPLNVESIEQILQENQIDAVLPTMGGQTALNLAKEAEDLGIWKQYNVRLIGVDIKAIDKAEDREKFRQWMIQLGVPVAIAKTANSSLEGKEFAQQIGFPLVIRPSFTLGGTGGGFVLNKDFLDEALNRGLEASPIHEVLVEQAVLGWKEFELELLRDANNNVCIICSVENFDPMGVHTGDSITVAPAMTLSDTAMQLMRNTAIMMMRDLGNFAGGCNVQFALNPETEEIIAIEINPRVSRSSALASKATGYPIAKIAAKLAIGYNLDELENQITKNTSAFFEPALDYVIVKIPRWNFDKFKGANDTLGLQMKSVGEVMGIGRSFTEAVQKACQSLENNAVGLGYYGKSMMHAEEILEHIKTPKWDRIFRIKDALMMGVSINTISKATNGIDKWFLNEINKICEMEKLIAKHKLATLPVELLKEAKKMGFGDEQICRIMNDGTEDELYEFRKKNGITRVYKMVDTCSAEFEAKTPYFYSTFE from the coding sequence ATGCCAAAAGACAATTCGATAAAATCCGTTCTTATTATTGGTTCTGGCCCCATTATTATCGGCCAGGCTTGCGAATTTGATTATTCAGGTACACAGGCCGCCCGAAGCCTTCGGGAAGAAGGCATTAAAGTGATCCTCATCAACAGCAACCCGGCTACCATCATGACCGACCCGATGATGGCCGACCGTGTTTACTTATTACCCCTTAATGTTGAAAGCATCGAACAGATCTTACAGGAAAACCAGATTGATGCCGTGTTGCCAACTATGGGTGGACAAACAGCACTCAATCTTGCCAAAGAAGCTGAAGACCTTGGCATATGGAAACAGTATAATGTTCGTTTGATCGGTGTTGATATAAAAGCAATTGATAAAGCTGAAGACCGGGAAAAATTCCGCCAATGGATGATCCAATTGGGGGTGCCGGTGGCAATAGCAAAAACAGCCAACTCATCTTTGGAAGGAAAAGAATTTGCACAACAAATCGGGTTCCCGTTGGTTATACGTCCATCATTTACGTTGGGTGGTACAGGTGGTGGTTTTGTACTAAATAAAGATTTTTTAGATGAAGCACTTAACCGCGGTCTTGAAGCATCACCTATTCATGAAGTATTAGTTGAACAAGCTGTGTTGGGCTGGAAAGAATTTGAATTAGAATTGCTCCGCGATGCAAATAATAATGTGTGTATCATTTGTTCGGTTGAAAATTTTGACCCGATGGGTGTGCATACCGGAGACTCCATTACTGTAGCCCCGGCAATGACACTCAGCGATACAGCTATGCAGCTCATGCGCAACACTGCCATCATGATGATGCGTGACCTCGGCAATTTTGCGGGTGGTTGTAATGTTCAGTTTGCTTTAAACCCCGAAACAGAAGAGATCATTGCAATTGAGATCAACCCGAGAGTGAGCCGGTCATCGGCGCTGGCAAGTAAAGCAACCGGTTACCCAATTGCAAAAATTGCAGCTAAACTCGCCATCGGTTATAACCTGGATGAGCTGGAAAACCAGATCACTAAAAATACTTCAGCATTTTTTGAACCGGCGCTTGACTATGTGATCGTCAAGATCCCTCGCTGGAATTTTGATAAGTTTAAGGGTGCCAATGATACACTTGGTCTGCAAATGAAAAGTGTAGGTGAAGTAATGGGAATTGGCAGAAGTTTTACTGAAGCTGTACAAAAAGCTTGTCAGAGTTTAGAAAACAATGCTGTTGGTTTAGGTTATTATGGAAAAAGCATGATGCATGCTGAAGAAATTCTTGAACATATAAAAACGCCGAAATGGGACCGCATCTTCCGTATCAAAGATGCGCTGATGATGGGTGTAAGTATCAATACAATTTCAAAAGCGACAAACGGAATTGACAAATGGTTCCTGAACGAGATCAATAAGATCTGCGAGATGGAAAAATTGATCGCTAAACATAAATTGGCAACACTTCCTGTTGAACTGTTGAAAGAAGCAAAGAAAATGGGATTCGGTGATGAGCAGATCTGCCGCATTATGAATGACGGAACAGAAGACGAATTGTATGAATTCCGCAAAAAAAATGGGATTACCCGTGTATATAAAATGGTAGACACCTGCAGCGCTGAGTTTGAGGCCAAGACTCCTTATTTTTATTCCACATTTGAATAA
- a CDS encoding M23 family metallopeptidase, protein MQRIGFKFATYIVMEGMIRFFKNYIRLVSFTINCLYICVSTDAQTVKYPQNYFRNPLDIPMELVANFGELRSNHWHMGLDIRTNQKENLPVYAAAEGYIAYVGVRPQSFGRFIIINHPNGYSTLYAHLNDFYPALHQYVLDEQYKNESWQVELDLPKDKFKVSKGQFIAYSGNTGGSQGPHVHFEIRETKTDRSLNPLLFGMPIKDDVPPTISKLGIYDRSTSTYAQTPQLFSLKNTDSGYIIPKIPVIKTGLNKISFAVEAIDRFSGSQNPNGIYTTRIFLDDERIAGFTLDQIDYRESEYINAQIDYRYYKAGKGYLQHISPLPGEKGRVYHIYNGDGIINLNDTSIHEILIEVGDADENYSKLIFKIQYKDSLAVNKPGLPGSGEFVPNFVNVLEKPDFEAYLPEGCIYDTIKPVYYRSNATNENAVSALHQLNDNSIPVHEEMTVKIKPNKEVRKEWQNKIIIQRNGSYAILKPKWEGQWLSFKTGAFGTFVALLDLSSPILNDPDVYKKGKGDTLDLSPATRILFTPTDISGIRKFRAELDSNWLMFTNDKGRTWIYNFDERCPYGIHHLKIAVEDLVGNTTTKEWWFKKYPYTPPPPKKKKKTSKKKTTTLKKKPVTKKK, encoded by the coding sequence ATGCAACGAATAGGTTTTAAATTTGCAACTTATATTGTAATGGAGGGAATGATCAGATTCTTTAAAAACTATATCCGTTTAGTATCTTTCACGATCAATTGTTTGTACATCTGTGTTTCTACAGATGCCCAAACAGTAAAATATCCTCAGAACTATTTTCGCAATCCGCTTGATATACCGATGGAGCTGGTAGCCAATTTTGGCGAACTGCGTTCCAATCACTGGCATATGGGTCTGGATATCCGTACCAATCAAAAAGAAAACTTACCAGTGTATGCAGCGGCAGAAGGATATATTGCCTATGTGGGTGTAAGACCGCAGAGCTTTGGTAGGTTCATTATTATTAATCATCCAAACGGTTACTCTACTTTATATGCACACCTGAATGATTTTTATCCGGCATTGCATCAATATGTTTTAGACGAACAATATAAAAATGAATCCTGGCAGGTGGAATTGGATCTACCAAAGGATAAATTCAAAGTAAGCAAAGGACAGTTTATTGCTTATAGTGGAAATACCGGCGGCTCACAAGGACCACATGTACATTTTGAAATAAGAGAAACAAAAACAGATAGAAGTCTTAACCCGCTTTTATTCGGCATGCCAATTAAAGATGATGTGCCTCCAACAATATCAAAGTTAGGGATCTATGACCGGAGCACCAGTACTTATGCGCAGACACCGCAATTATTTTCATTAAAGAATACGGATAGCGGTTATATTATTCCCAAAATACCGGTGATAAAAACAGGATTGAATAAGATCAGTTTTGCTGTTGAAGCTATTGACCGGTTTTCCGGTTCACAAAACCCAAATGGCATTTATACAACAAGAATCTTTTTGGATGATGAAAGAATTGCCGGGTTTACATTGGACCAGATCGATTACAGGGAATCAGAATATATCAATGCACAGATTGATTATCGCTATTACAAAGCAGGTAAAGGGTACTTGCAGCATATATCACCACTGCCCGGTGAAAAAGGAAGAGTCTATCATATATATAATGGTGATGGAATTATAAATCTCAATGATACATCGATTCATGAAATTTTAATAGAAGTTGGCGATGCGGATGAGAATTATTCAAAACTGATTTTCAAAATTCAATACAAGGATAGCCTAGCTGTGAATAAGCCTGGCCTTCCTGGATCGGGTGAATTTGTTCCCAATTTTGTGAATGTTCTTGAGAAACCAGATTTTGAAGCTTATTTGCCGGAGGGTTGTATTTATGATACCATTAAACCTGTTTATTATCGTAGCAATGCAACCAACGAAAATGCAGTATCCGCATTACATCAGTTGAATGATAATTCAATTCCAGTGCATGAAGAGATGACCGTAAAAATCAAACCAAATAAAGAAGTAAGAAAAGAGTGGCAGAATAAAATAATTATTCAACGAAATGGAAGTTATGCAATTCTCAAACCTAAATGGGAAGGCCAATGGCTATCTTTTAAAACAGGGGCATTCGGTACTTTTGTTGCGTTACTTGATCTTTCGTCCCCGATTCTAAATGATCCCGATGTTTATAAGAAGGGAAAAGGCGATACCCTTGATCTGAGTCCAGCTACAAGAATTCTTTTTACACCAACTGATATTTCGGGTATTCGAAAATTCAGAGCAGAGCTTGATAGCAACTGGTTAATGTTCACCAACGACAAAGGAAGAACCTGGATCTATAACTTTGATGAACGATGTCCTTATGGCATTCATCATTTAAAAATAGCAGTCGAAGACCTGGTTGGTAATACGACAACAAAAGAATGGTGGTTTAAGAAATATCCTTATACACCGCCGCCACCAAAGAAGAAGAAAAAAACAAGCAAGAAAAAGACAACAACTTTGAAAAAGAAACCAGTAACAAAAAAGAAATAA
- a CDS encoding thioredoxin-dependent thiol peroxidase, with product MITLKEGDKAPAFTGKDQDGKKISLADYKGKKLVLYFYSEAGSPTCTIESCNLRDNYALLKKKGFEVVGVSPDNESKQKKFEQKYKLPFPLIADSENKVTAAYGVHDMKKLFGREYMGILRTTFIIDEKGIIIKIFTKPKNKAHAEEILRSLQAF from the coding sequence ATGATCACACTTAAAGAAGGCGACAAAGCACCAGCATTCACCGGTAAAGACCAGGATGGAAAGAAAATTTCTTTAGCCGATTATAAAGGAAAGAAGTTGGTTTTATATTTCTATTCCGAAGCCGGTTCGCCAACCTGCACGATTGAAAGTTGCAATCTGCGGGATAATTATGCGTTGCTAAAGAAAAAGGGATTTGAAGTAGTAGGTGTAAGTCCCGATAATGAAAGCAAACAAAAGAAATTTGAACAGAAATATAAATTGCCATTCCCATTAATTGCTGACTCCGAAAATAAAGTGACCGCAGCTTATGGCGTACATGATATGAAAAAACTCTTCGGCCGTGAATACATGGGCATTCTTCGTACTACATTTATTATCGATGAAAAGGGAATCATCATTAAGATTTTTACCAAACCAAAAAATAAGGCGCATGCAGAAGAGATACTGAGATCACTGCAGGCATTCTGA